A stretch of the Panicum virgatum strain AP13 chromosome 9N, P.virgatum_v5, whole genome shotgun sequence genome encodes the following:
- the LOC120691025 gene encoding protein NRT1/ PTR FAMILY 6.3-like, translating into MATILPETASDGKALTDAWDYKGRPASRATTGGWGCAAMILGAELFERMTTLGIAVNLVPYMTGTMHLGNAAAANTVTNFIGTSFMLCLLGGFVADSYLGRYLTIAIFTAVQATGVMILTISTAAPGLQPPPCSDAKGASPDCVPANGTQLGVLYLGLYLTALGTGGLKSSVSGFGSDQFDEAHDGERGKMLRFFNWFYFFVSIGALLAVTVLVYVQDNVGRRWGYGICAAGILVGLAVFLLGTRRYRFKKLVGSPLTQVAAVTVAAWNKRALPVPSDPDMLYDVDDAAAAGADVKGKQKLPHSKECRFLDHAAVVVDGESPVAASKWRLCTRTDVEEVKQVVRMLPIWATTIMFWTIHAQMTTFSVAQAQLMDRGIGGSGFLIPAGSLTVFLIGSILLTVPLYDRLVAPVVKRLTGNPHGLSPLQRVFVGLFLSIAGMAAAALVERHRQATSGRGATITVFLLMPQFVLVGAGEAFTYMGQLAFFLRECPKGMKTMSTGLFLSTCALGFFFSTLLVTIVDKVTGHGAHGGWLADNLNYGRLDYFYWLLAVISAINIVLFTLAARGYVYVEKRLADAGIELADEEAIAVGH; encoded by the exons ATGGCTACCATCCTGCCGGAGACCGCGTCGGACGGCAAGGCCCTCACGGACGCCTGGGACTACAAGGGCCGCCCGGCCAGCCGCGCCACCACCGGCGGATGGGGCTGCGCCGCCATGATCCTAG GCGCGGAGCTGTTCGAGCGGATGACGACGCTGGGCATCGCGGTGAACCTGGTGCCGTACATGACCGGCACGATGCACCTCggcaatgccgccgccgccaacacgGTCACCAACTTCATCGGCACCTCCTTCATGCTCTGCCTCCTCGGCGGCTTCGTCGCCGACAGCTACCTCGGCCGCTACCTCACCATCGCcatcttcaccgccgtccaggccacg GGCGTGATGATCCTGACCatctcgacggcggcgccgggcctgcagccgccgccgtgctcggaCGCCAAAGGCGCGAGCCCGGACTGCGTGCCGGCCAACGGGACGCAGCTCGGGGTGCTGTACCTGGGCCTGTACCTGACAGCGCTGGGCACGGGCGGGCTCAAGTCCAGCGTGTCCGGGTTCGGGTCGGACCAGTTCGACgaggcgcacgacggcgagcgcggcAAGATGCTGCGCTTCTTCAACTGGTTCTACTTCTTCGTCAGCATCGGCGCGCTGCTGGCCGTCACGGTGCTGGTGTACGTGCAGGACAACGTCGGCCGCCGCTGGGGCTACGGCATCTGCGCCGCCGGCATCCTCGTCGGGCTCGCCGTCTTCCTGCTGGGCACCAGGAGGTACCGGTTCAAGAAGCTGGTAGGGAGCCCGCTGACCCAGGTGGCCGCCGTGACGGTCGCCGCCTGGAACAAGCGCGCGCTGCCGGTGCCGTCCGACCCGGACATGCTCTACGACGTGGACGAcgcggctgccgccggcgccgacgtcAAGGGGAAGCAGAAGCTGCCCCACAGCAAGGAGTGCCG GTTCCTTGACCACGCGGCGgtcgtcgtcgacggcgagtcgccggtggcggcgagcaAGTGGAGGCTGTGCACGCGGACGGACGTGGAGGAGGTGAAGCAGGTGGTGCGGATGCTGCCCATCTGGGCCACCACCATCATGTTCTGGACCATCCACGCGCAGATGACCACCTTCTCGGTGGCGCAGGCCCAGCTCATGGACCGCGGCATCGGCGGCTCGGGCTTCCTCATCCCCGCGGGCTCCCTCACCGTCTTCCTCATCGGCTCCATCCTCCTCACCGTGCCCCTCTACGACCGCCTCGTCGCGCCCGTGGTCAAGCGCCTCACGGGCAACCCGCACGGCCTCAGCCCGCTCCAGCGGGTCTTCGTCGGCCTCTTCCTCTCCATCGCCGGcatggccgcggccgcgctcgtCGAGCGCCACCGCCAGGCCACCTCCGGGCGCGGCGCCACGATCACCGTGTTCCTGCTCATGCCGCAGTTcgtgctcgtcggcgccggcgaggcgttCACGTACATGGGCCAGCTCGCCTTCTTCCTGCGCGAGTGCCCCAAGGGCATGAAGACCATGAGCACGGGGCTCTTCCTCAGCACCTGCGCGCTCGGCTTCTTCTTCAGCACGCTGCTCGTCACCATCGTCGATAAGGTCACGGGCCACGGCGCCCACGGGGGATGGCTCGCGGACAACCTCAATTACGGCAGGCTCGACTACTTCTACTGGTTGCTCGCCGTGATCAGCGCCATCAACATCGTCCTCTTCACGCTCGCTGCCAGGGGATACGTCTACGTGGAGAAGCGCCTGGCCGACGCCGGCATCGAGCTCGCCGACGAGGAAGCCATAGCCGTCGGCCATTGA